In one Tessaracoccus palaemonis genomic region, the following are encoded:
- a CDS encoding ATP-binding protein has product MGNDAISKVLIANRGEIAVRVIRAARDAGINSVAVYADSDADSLFVKLADEAFALNGATPADTYLNVAKLLEVARRSGADAVHPGYGFLAENADFAQAVLDAGLIWIGPPPAAIDSLGDKVKARHIAQKVGAPLVPGTADPVADADEVVAFATEFGLPIAIKAAFGGGGRGLKVARTLEEIPDLFESATREAVTAFGRGECFVERYLDKPRHVETQCLADQHGNVVVVSTRDCSLQRRHQKLVEEAPAPFLSDEQLARLYTSSKAILREAGYVGAGTCEFLVGLDGTISFLEVNTRLQVEHPVSEEVTGLDLVREMFRIAAGEELGYDDPQVRGHSIEFRINAEDAGRNFMPAPGTLVRWHAPSGPGIRVDEGYHAGMTVPGAFDSLVAKVIVTGADRAQAIARSRRALSELEIEGMPTVVPFHRVVLEDDAYTAPGGDFLVHTRWIETEFTGDIAPYTGVLGEAEDAPEPEVVVVEVNGRRVEVKLPGTFAARPAAATKVAKKPTRRDRGGSRVSAPSGNALTSPMQGTIVKVAVEEGQSVAEGDTIAVIEAMKMEQPLKAHRDGIVAALAVAAADTVTAGQVLCEIVDPE; this is encoded by the coding sequence GTGGGCAATGACGCCATTTCGAAGGTCCTGATCGCCAACCGGGGAGAGATCGCCGTCCGCGTGATCCGAGCCGCCCGTGACGCCGGAATCAACTCCGTCGCCGTGTACGCCGACTCGGACGCCGACTCGCTATTCGTGAAGCTTGCCGACGAGGCCTTCGCGCTGAACGGCGCCACCCCGGCCGACACCTACCTGAACGTCGCGAAGCTGCTCGAGGTGGCCCGCCGCTCCGGCGCCGACGCGGTGCACCCCGGCTACGGCTTCCTGGCGGAGAACGCCGACTTCGCCCAGGCCGTCCTCGACGCGGGGCTGATCTGGATCGGCCCCCCGCCCGCCGCGATCGACTCGCTGGGCGACAAGGTCAAGGCCCGTCACATCGCGCAGAAGGTTGGCGCACCGCTGGTGCCCGGCACGGCCGACCCCGTCGCGGACGCAGACGAGGTGGTCGCCTTCGCGACCGAGTTCGGGCTGCCGATCGCCATCAAGGCGGCCTTCGGCGGCGGCGGCCGCGGCCTGAAGGTCGCACGCACGCTCGAGGAGATCCCCGACCTGTTCGAGTCGGCGACGCGCGAGGCCGTCACGGCCTTCGGGCGCGGCGAGTGCTTCGTCGAGCGCTACCTCGACAAGCCACGCCACGTGGAGACGCAGTGCCTGGCCGATCAGCACGGCAACGTGGTCGTCGTCTCGACGCGCGACTGCTCGCTGCAGCGCCGCCACCAGAAGCTCGTCGAGGAGGCCCCCGCCCCGTTCCTGAGCGACGAGCAGCTCGCCCGGCTCTACACGTCCAGCAAGGCCATCCTCAGGGAGGCCGGCTACGTCGGGGCGGGGACCTGCGAGTTCCTGGTCGGCCTCGACGGCACCATCTCGTTCCTCGAGGTCAACACGCGCCTGCAGGTGGAGCACCCGGTCTCGGAGGAGGTCACCGGGCTCGATCTGGTCCGCGAGATGTTCCGCATCGCCGCCGGTGAGGAGCTCGGCTACGACGATCCCCAGGTGCGCGGCCACTCGATCGAGTTCCGCATCAACGCCGAGGACGCCGGCCGCAACTTCATGCCCGCGCCCGGCACCCTGGTCAGGTGGCACGCCCCCTCCGGCCCCGGCATCCGCGTCGACGAGGGCTACCACGCCGGCATGACGGTCCCCGGCGCCTTCGATTCGCTGGTGGCGAAGGTCATCGTCACGGGCGCCGACCGCGCCCAGGCGATCGCCAGGTCGCGCCGCGCGCTGTCGGAGCTGGAGATCGAGGGCATGCCGACGGTGGTCCCCTTCCACCGCGTGGTGCTGGAGGACGACGCCTACACCGCCCCGGGCGGCGACTTCCTGGTCCACACCCGGTGGATCGAGACGGAGTTCACCGGCGATATCGCCCCCTACACCGGCGTGCTCGGCGAGGCCGAGGACGCCCCCGAGCCGGAGGTGGTCGTCGTCGAGGTCAACGGCCGACGCGTCGAGGTCAAGCTGCCCGGCACGTTCGCGGCCAGGCCCGCGGCCGCGACGAAGGTCGCGAAGAAGCCGACCCGTCGCGACCGCGGCGGCAGCAGGGTCTCGGCCCCCAGCGGGAACGCGCTGACCTCCCCGATGCAGGGCACGATCGTGAAGGTCGCCGTCGAGGAGGGACAGAGCGTCGCCGAAGGCGACACGATCGCGGTGATCGAGGCCATGAAGATGGAGCAGCCGCTCAAGGCGCACCGCGACGGGATCGTCGCCGCGCTCGCAGTGGCCGCCGCCGACACGGTGACGGCCGGGCAGGTCCTGTGCGAGATCGTCGATCCGGAGTGA
- a CDS encoding NUDIX hydrolase gives MPTPPFILDLRSRIGHAPLWLMGANALILRGRDVLLVRRCDTGEWAPVSGIVDPAEHPASTAVREAMEEAGVVIEVERLLWTVVTDVITYANGDVTQYLDHGFRCRWVSGEARVGDEESSDVAWFPLDALPSPRQPRLDAMVRIALEDPRDVVFEL, from the coding sequence ATGCCGACCCCACCCTTCATCCTCGACCTGCGCAGCCGCATCGGGCACGCGCCCCTGTGGCTGATGGGAGCCAACGCGCTGATCCTCCGCGGGCGCGACGTGCTGCTGGTGCGCCGCTGCGACACGGGCGAGTGGGCTCCCGTCAGCGGGATCGTCGACCCGGCCGAGCACCCGGCCAGCACCGCCGTACGCGAGGCCATGGAGGAGGCCGGCGTCGTCATCGAGGTGGAGAGGCTGCTCTGGACCGTCGTCACCGACGTCATCACCTACGCCAACGGGGACGTGACGCAGTACCTCGACCACGGCTTCAGGTGCCGCTGGGTATCCGGAGAGGCACGCGTGGGCGACGAGGAGTCGAGCGACGTGGCGTGGTTCCCCCTCGACGCGCTCCCGTCGCCGCGCCAGCCGCGGCTCGACGCGATGGTCCGGATCGCGCTGGAGGACCCGCGCGACGTCGTGTTCGAGCTCTGA
- a CDS encoding mechanosensitive ion channel family protein encodes MEADAAISTLTIAMWAGIGLVAGALASVLLSVVGRVIVRRHPRMEGLTGSMRLPQRVFCVLLGTGLGVLIPTAPALGSSVPVWRQYFSQGFLIVMIMAMALLLTGVIQTAEDAIVHKQSSEDEETPHYRRIRTQMQIISRVAIAVVWVCALAGALLTFEAFRAVGASLIASAGVLSIVAGLAVQSSLANVFAGMQIAFSDALRVGDLIVFETQQGSVEEITLTYVVVRTWDDRRWIVPSNYFTTKAFENWTRREPRLLGEVGMDLDWLVPIEAMRVELMRIVRSSDLWDGRSASLQVTDATGGPVRVRAVVSAATSGELWDLRCYVREELISWLQHDAVYALPRTRLEPETTTAPTVEERDEFEAKAVQEFRAEELNDETQVMAPVEEVEPHQADDGALPKWLQSWLSNRKHEEAAALPFRVDFEAKPGEAETPTETTLGSRSAQARLYSGSPEADERNRQMSGPSAADMAEREQAAERRQRTGEQEAVGPDGRPPSKADTGRQQAIETRIMPRVDPKAPAPSDDED; translated from the coding sequence ATGGAAGCAGATGCCGCCATCTCCACCTTGACCATCGCGATGTGGGCGGGCATCGGCCTGGTGGCCGGCGCCCTCGCCTCTGTCCTGCTGTCGGTCGTGGGACGGGTGATCGTGCGCCGGCACCCCCGCATGGAGGGCCTGACCGGCAGCATGCGGCTGCCTCAGCGCGTGTTCTGCGTGCTGCTCGGCACCGGGCTGGGGGTGCTGATCCCGACCGCGCCCGCGCTGGGCTCCTCGGTTCCTGTGTGGCGTCAGTACTTCTCGCAGGGCTTCCTCATCGTCATGATCATGGCGATGGCCCTGCTGCTGACGGGCGTCATCCAGACCGCGGAGGACGCGATCGTCCACAAGCAGTCCAGCGAGGACGAGGAGACCCCCCACTACCGGCGCATCCGCACCCAGATGCAGATCATCTCCCGCGTCGCGATCGCGGTGGTGTGGGTCTGTGCCCTTGCCGGGGCGCTCCTGACCTTCGAGGCGTTCCGCGCCGTCGGGGCGTCGCTGATCGCGTCCGCCGGCGTGCTGTCGATCGTGGCCGGCCTCGCGGTCCAGTCGTCGCTGGCCAACGTGTTCGCCGGCATGCAGATCGCGTTCTCCGACGCGCTGCGCGTCGGTGACCTGATCGTGTTCGAGACGCAGCAGGGCTCGGTTGAGGAGATCACCCTGACCTACGTCGTGGTGCGCACCTGGGACGACCGCCGCTGGATCGTGCCGAGCAACTACTTCACCACCAAGGCCTTCGAGAACTGGACGCGTCGCGAGCCGCGGCTGCTCGGCGAGGTGGGCATGGACCTCGACTGGCTGGTCCCGATCGAGGCCATGCGCGTCGAACTGATGCGCATCGTCCGCTCCAGCGACCTGTGGGACGGCCGCTCCGCCTCGCTGCAGGTGACCGACGCCACCGGAGGGCCGGTCCGGGTCCGGGCGGTCGTGTCGGCCGCCACCTCCGGCGAGCTGTGGGACCTGCGCTGCTACGTGCGCGAGGAGCTGATCAGCTGGCTGCAGCACGACGCCGTCTACGCGCTGCCCCGCACCCGCCTCGAGCCGGAGACCACCACCGCCCCCACCGTCGAGGAGCGCGACGAGTTCGAGGCGAAGGCCGTCCAGGAGTTCCGGGCGGAGGAACTCAACGACGAGACACAGGTGATGGCCCCCGTCGAGGAGGTCGAGCCGCACCAGGCCGACGACGGCGCGCTGCCCAAGTGGCTCCAGTCGTGGCTGTCGAACCGGAAGCACGAGGAGGCCGCCGCGTTGCCGTTCCGCGTGGACTTCGAGGCGAAACCCGGAGAGGCGGAGACGCCTACCGAGACCACGCTCGGGTCCCGCAGCGCGCAGGCGAGGCTCTACTCGGGTTCCCCGGAGGCCGACGAGCGCAACCGGCAGATGTCGGGTCCCAGCGCCGCCGACATGGCCGAGCGGGAGCAGGCCGCCGAACGTAGGCAGCGGACCGGGGAGCAGGAGGCGGTCGGCCCCGACGGGCGGCCCCCCTCGAAGGCCGACACGGGCAGGCAGCAGGCGATCGAGACCCGCATCATGCCGCGCGTGGACCCGAAGGCACCCGCCCCGTCGGACGACGAGGACTGA
- a CDS encoding Maf family protein, which produces MRVVLASKSPARLGVLRGAGIQPEVIVSGFDESQVLDPNPARLSATLARAKGEIVAPLVDGDVVLIACDSVLEFEGRAHGKPGTPEAAARLWRRMRAGEGLLHTGHYVLVRRGGDETVQTRVGTTLVRFADLDDAEIDAYVATGEPTRVAGGFTIDGIGGAFVTSIEGDPYNIVGLSLPLVRQMVLDADVKWPDLWDRT; this is translated from the coding sequence ATGCGGGTGGTCCTGGCCTCCAAGTCCCCCGCCCGCCTCGGCGTGCTCCGCGGCGCCGGGATCCAACCCGAGGTGATCGTCTCCGGCTTCGACGAGTCGCAGGTACTCGACCCGAACCCGGCGCGGCTGTCCGCGACGCTGGCCCGAGCGAAGGGCGAGATCGTCGCGCCCCTGGTCGACGGCGACGTGGTGCTCATCGCCTGCGACTCCGTGCTGGAGTTCGAGGGCCGCGCCCACGGCAAGCCCGGCACCCCCGAGGCCGCGGCCAGGCTGTGGCGACGGATGCGCGCCGGCGAGGGCCTCCTCCACACCGGCCACTACGTGCTCGTGCGCCGCGGCGGCGACGAGACCGTGCAGACCCGGGTGGGAACCACCCTCGTGCGGTTCGCGGACCTGGACGACGCCGAGATCGACGCCTATGTCGCCACGGGGGAACCGACGCGGGTGGCTGGCGGCTTCACGATCGACGGCATCGGCGGTGCCTTCGTCACCTCCATCGAGGGCGACCCGTACAACATCGTCGGCCTGTCGCTGCCGCTGGTGAGGCAGATGGTCCTCGACGCGGACGTGAAGTGGCCCGACCTCTGGGACCGGACCTAG
- a CDS encoding acyl-CoA carboxylase epsilon subunit produces the protein MTGAGDSESISLTKASLSDEEVAAVVAVLSAAARSERLRSADDRPLAGGWKSYYRTLRPPLVSGRDAWRTYHRL, from the coding sequence GTGACCGGCGCAGGCGACTCGGAGTCGATCTCGTTGACGAAGGCGAGTCTCTCGGATGAGGAGGTGGCGGCCGTCGTCGCGGTGCTGTCGGCCGCGGCACGGTCCGAGAGGCTGCGCTCAGCCGACGACCGGCCGCTGGCCGGCGGCTGGAAGTCGTACTACCGCACCCTGCGCCCGCCGCTGGTGAGCGGCCGCGACGCGTGGCGCACCTACCACCGGCTGTGA
- a CDS encoding acyl-CoA carboxylase subunit beta encodes MEIDVHTTAGRIANLGVRIDEAVHAGSADAVEKQHAKGKMTARERVMALLDEGSFAEFDQFSRHRSSSFGMDARRPFGDGVITGTGSIHGRPVCVFSQDVTIFGGALGQVYGEKIVKIQDFALKTGVPLIGINEGGGARIQEGVVSLALYGEIFKRNTLASGVIPQISLIMGAAAGGHVYGPALTDFVVMVDKTSQMFITGPEVIKTVTGEDVSMEELGGGRTHNTKSGNAHYLAADENDAIEYVRELLTYLPQNNLEDPPVFDDEEVDLTITDHDRELDSLIPDAANQPYDMRDVIRGVLDDDEFLEVMPLFAGSIIVGFGRIEGRSIGIVANQPTVFAGCLDIDSAEKAARFVRTCDAFNIPVLTFVDVPGFLPGVGQEHNGIIRRGAKLIYAYAEATVPLLTVTTRKAYGGAYVVMGSKHLGADINLAWPTAQIAVMGAQGAVNILYRKQLAASSDPEAERARLIQEYDDELTNPYVAADRGYIDQVIYPHETRAQVIRALRLLRTKREALPPKKHGNIPL; translated from the coding sequence ATGGAGATCGACGTCCACACCACCGCCGGTCGGATCGCGAATCTCGGAGTGCGCATCGATGAGGCCGTGCACGCCGGTTCAGCAGACGCCGTGGAGAAGCAGCATGCCAAGGGCAAGATGACCGCTCGCGAGCGGGTCATGGCCCTGCTCGACGAGGGGAGCTTCGCCGAGTTCGACCAGTTCTCGAGACACCGTTCCAGTTCCTTCGGCATGGACGCCCGCCGACCGTTCGGCGACGGCGTCATCACGGGCACCGGGTCCATCCACGGCCGCCCCGTGTGCGTCTTCTCACAGGACGTGACCATCTTCGGCGGCGCGCTCGGGCAGGTCTACGGCGAGAAGATCGTCAAGATCCAGGACTTCGCCCTCAAGACGGGCGTCCCACTGATCGGCATCAACGAGGGCGGCGGCGCCCGCATCCAGGAGGGTGTGGTCTCTCTCGCCCTCTACGGCGAGATCTTCAAGCGCAACACGCTCGCCTCCGGCGTCATCCCGCAGATCTCGCTGATCATGGGCGCCGCGGCCGGAGGGCACGTCTACGGGCCGGCACTGACCGACTTCGTCGTGATGGTCGACAAGACCTCGCAGATGTTCATCACCGGCCCGGAGGTCATCAAGACCGTCACCGGCGAGGACGTGTCGATGGAGGAGCTGGGCGGCGGGCGCACGCACAACACCAAGTCCGGCAACGCCCACTACCTCGCCGCCGACGAGAACGACGCGATCGAGTACGTCCGCGAGCTGCTGACCTACCTTCCGCAGAACAACCTGGAGGACCCGCCCGTCTTCGACGACGAGGAGGTGGACCTCACGATCACCGACCACGACCGCGAGCTCGACAGCCTGATCCCCGACGCGGCGAACCAGCCCTACGACATGCGCGACGTGATCCGCGGCGTCCTCGACGACGACGAGTTCCTCGAGGTGATGCCGCTGTTCGCCGGCTCGATCATCGTCGGGTTCGGCCGCATCGAGGGACGTTCCATCGGCATCGTCGCCAACCAGCCCACCGTCTTCGCGGGTTGTCTCGACATCGACTCCGCGGAGAAGGCCGCCCGCTTCGTGCGCACGTGTGACGCGTTCAACATCCCGGTGCTGACCTTCGTCGACGTGCCAGGCTTCCTCCCCGGCGTCGGCCAGGAGCACAACGGCATCATCCGTCGTGGCGCCAAGCTGATCTACGCCTACGCGGAGGCCACCGTGCCCCTCCTGACGGTCACGACGCGCAAGGCCTACGGCGGCGCGTACGTCGTGATGGGGTCGAAGCACCTCGGCGCCGACATCAACCTCGCGTGGCCGACCGCGCAGATCGCGGTGATGGGTGCTCAGGGCGCCGTCAACATCCTCTACCGCAAGCAGCTGGCCGCCTCGTCGGACCCCGAGGCGGAGCGCGCGCGGCTGATCCAGGAGTACGACGACGAGCTCACCAACCCGTACGTCGCGGCGGACCGCGGCTACATCGACCAGGTGATCTACCCGCACGAGACCCGGGCCCAGGTCATCCGGGCGCTCCGGCTGCTGCGCACCAAACGCGAGGCGCTGCCGCCCAAGAAGCACGGGAACATCCCGCTGTGA
- a CDS encoding biotin--[acetyl-CoA-carboxylase] ligase, whose amino-acid sequence MTDLLPDAARISSLLDPSGVFDEVRVVATTGSTNHDVAALARDGVGEGLVLVSGEQTAGRGRLDRSWVSPPGASISMSLLLRPLPPFPQWGWLSLLAGMAVASAVEDLAPDPTDVTLKWPNDVLLRGDKLCGILSERIEHADGARAVVGIGINVSLTRDQLPVPAATSLALAGLPTDQSVIVAGVLGHFSRYYRLWSRSGSLREEYQARCASIGAELTIVVDEHRRVHGIGRGVDAYGRLEVATARGVETFAVGDVVHARLKP is encoded by the coding sequence GTGACCGACCTGCTGCCCGACGCCGCCCGCATCTCCTCGCTCCTCGATCCTTCCGGGGTCTTCGACGAGGTGCGTGTCGTCGCCACCACGGGGTCCACGAATCACGACGTCGCGGCCCTGGCCAGGGACGGCGTGGGGGAGGGGCTGGTGCTGGTCTCCGGCGAGCAGACCGCCGGCCGGGGCCGGCTGGACCGGAGCTGGGTCAGCCCCCCCGGCGCCTCCATCTCGATGTCGCTGCTCCTGAGGCCACTGCCGCCCTTCCCCCAGTGGGGCTGGCTGTCGCTGCTCGCGGGCATGGCTGTCGCCTCCGCCGTCGAGGACCTCGCGCCCGACCCGACCGACGTGACGCTGAAGTGGCCCAACGACGTGCTGCTGCGCGGCGACAAGCTGTGCGGGATCCTCTCGGAGCGCATCGAGCACGCCGACGGGGCCCGTGCCGTCGTCGGTATCGGGATCAACGTGTCCCTGACCCGCGACCAGCTGCCGGTCCCCGCGGCGACGTCACTGGCGCTCGCGGGCCTGCCCACCGACCAGAGCGTGATCGTCGCCGGGGTCCTCGGTCATTTCTCGCGCTACTACCGACTCTGGTCGCGCAGCGGATCGCTGCGCGAGGAGTACCAGGCGCGCTGCGCCTCCATCGGCGCCGAGCTGACGATCGTCGTCGACGAGCACCGTCGCGTGCACGGCATCGGCCGGGGAGTCGACGCGTACGGACGCCTCGAGGTCGCCACTGCGCGCGGGGTCGAGACGTTCGCCGTCGGCGACGTCGTCCACGCCCGCCTGAAGCCCTGA
- a CDS encoding PH domain-containing protein, translating to MAITADQLGKDEYVIATMRTHVKKLIIPVVFLFAIAIVLGVAIALFPAAWQPWATWIAVAAALIAFVVLVVRPALHWWSSTYTVTNRRIITRHGVLTRVGHDLPLRRINNVNYERGVVDRMVGCGTLIFETAAGQPLRLPDVPEVEKVHVQITELLFGDDEDD from the coding sequence ATGGCCATCACCGCAGACCAGCTGGGCAAGGATGAGTACGTCATCGCGACGATGCGCACGCACGTCAAGAAGCTCATCATCCCCGTCGTGTTCCTCTTCGCCATCGCGATCGTCCTCGGCGTCGCGATAGCCCTCTTCCCCGCCGCCTGGCAGCCGTGGGCCACCTGGATCGCCGTGGCCGCCGCCCTGATCGCGTTCGTGGTGCTGGTGGTCCGGCCGGCGCTGCACTGGTGGAGCTCGACCTACACCGTCACCAACCGCCGGATCATCACGCGCCACGGAGTGCTGACCCGCGTCGGCCACGACCTGCCGCTCAGGCGCATCAACAACGTGAACTATGAGCGTGGGGTCGTCGACCGCATGGTCGGCTGCGGCACGCTCATCTTCGAGACCGCCGCGGGACAGCCGCTCCGGCTGCCCGACGTGCCAGAGGTCGAGAAGGTCCATGTCCAGATCACCGAGTTGCTGTTCGGCGACGACGAGGACGACTGA
- a CDS encoding 5-(carboxyamino)imidazole ribonucleotide synthase: MTRRYSLAIAGGGQLARMMQQAAIPLGIDVRLLAEGPGVSAAQVVPDTIVGDYRDLETLRDFVDGADALTFDHEHVPTRHLAVLEEQVAVRPGPGALVYAQDKAAMRERLTGLGAPCPAFAVCDTSDELLAFGERQGWPIIAKTSRGGYDGKGVWKLDGPAEVGIPFDGLASQSAGESVRIVAEDFIDFTRELSALVVRSPSGQVVAYPVSETLQLDGICVETVTPAPGLPAEEATRLQELAISLAGELGVVGVLAVELMQARDGRIVVNELAMRPHNTGHWSIDGAVTSQFENHLRAALDLPLGSPELTDEVVVMRNVLGGAEEDLTGALVHVYARDRAAHVHLYGKEVVPGRKVGHVTCVGTDLDDVRRRARHAAGYLMGDADA; the protein is encoded by the coding sequence GTGACCCGCCGTTACAGTCTCGCCATCGCAGGGGGCGGGCAGCTCGCCCGCATGATGCAGCAGGCCGCGATCCCGCTCGGGATCGATGTGCGCCTGCTCGCGGAGGGGCCCGGCGTCTCCGCCGCGCAGGTCGTGCCGGACACCATCGTCGGGGACTACCGCGACCTGGAGACCCTGCGGGACTTTGTCGACGGCGCCGACGCACTGACCTTCGACCACGAGCATGTCCCGACCCGGCACCTGGCCGTGCTCGAGGAGCAGGTGGCTGTCCGCCCGGGGCCGGGCGCGCTCGTCTACGCCCAGGACAAGGCCGCGATGCGCGAGAGGCTGACCGGCCTCGGGGCCCCGTGCCCCGCGTTCGCGGTGTGCGACACCTCCGACGAGCTGCTGGCCTTCGGCGAGCGCCAGGGCTGGCCGATCATCGCGAAGACCTCCCGCGGCGGCTACGACGGCAAGGGCGTCTGGAAGCTCGACGGGCCGGCCGAGGTCGGCATCCCGTTCGACGGCCTCGCTTCCCAGTCGGCGGGCGAGAGCGTCCGCATCGTCGCCGAGGACTTCATCGACTTCACGCGCGAGCTGTCGGCGCTGGTCGTCCGCTCGCCCTCCGGACAGGTCGTCGCGTACCCCGTCAGCGAGACGCTGCAGCTCGACGGCATCTGCGTCGAGACCGTGACCCCCGCACCCGGCCTCCCGGCCGAGGAGGCCACCCGGCTGCAGGAGCTGGCCATCTCGCTGGCCGGTGAGCTCGGCGTCGTCGGGGTGCTTGCTGTCGAGCTGATGCAGGCCCGCGACGGCCGGATCGTCGTCAACGAGCTGGCCATGCGCCCGCACAACACGGGGCACTGGAGCATCGACGGCGCCGTCACGAGCCAGTTCGAGAACCACCTCCGCGCGGCCCTCGACCTGCCGCTCGGCTCCCCCGAGCTGACCGACGAGGTCGTCGTGATGCGCAACGTGCTGGGCGGGGCCGAGGAGGACCTCACGGGGGCGCTGGTCCACGTGTACGCCCGCGACCGGGCCGCGCACGTCCACCTGTACGGCAAGGAGGTCGTGCCCGGGCGCAAGGTCGGGCATGTCACCTGTGTCGGAACAGACCTCGACGACGTGCGGCGCCGCGCCCGGCACGCCGCCGGCTACCTGATGGGAGACGCAGATGCCTGA
- the purE gene encoding 5-(carboxyamino)imidazole ribonucleotide mutase, producing the protein MPDAPLVSIVMGSDSDWPTMQAAADACSEFGIAFEADVVSAHRMPEDMIRFGREAHSRGIRVIIAGAGGAAHLPGMLAALTPLPVIGVPVALKYLDGMDSLLSIVQMPAGVPVATVAIGNARNAGLLAVRILAASDEALQARMLDFQEQLRDAAHAKGEAVRARLS; encoded by the coding sequence ATGCCTGATGCCCCGCTCGTGTCGATCGTGATGGGATCGGACTCCGACTGGCCCACCATGCAGGCCGCGGCCGACGCCTGCTCCGAGTTCGGCATCGCCTTCGAGGCCGACGTCGTCTCGGCGCACCGGATGCCGGAGGACATGATCCGCTTCGGCCGCGAGGCCCACAGCCGCGGCATCCGCGTGATCATCGCCGGGGCCGGCGGCGCCGCCCACCTGCCCGGCATGCTCGCCGCGCTGACGCCGCTGCCCGTCATCGGGGTCCCAGTGGCCCTGAAGTACCTCGACGGCATGGACTCGCTGCTGTCGATCGTGCAGATGCCGGCGGGCGTCCCCGTCGCCACGGTGGCGATCGGGAACGCCCGCAATGCCGGCTTGCTGGCCGTGCGCATCCTGGCCGCCTCCGATGAGGCGTTGCAGGCCAGGATGCTGGACTTCCAGGAGCAGTTGCGCGACGCCGCCCACGCCAAGGGCGAGGCGGTCCGCGCCCGGCTCAGCTGA
- a CDS encoding DUF3352 domain-containing protein, protein MSQSTQPIPAAEEAPKKSKAPVIVAVAIAAIVVVAGVAAAFTLLRGTTPTASQGLPSTVLASVEVNLNPSASDKLALKGIADKLPDLGLGEIGDDYKAALWSLIPADEDLPEYSEVEPWLGDSVAIGALPVGGDATDVQAVMSVQVTDRSAAQAFADEHLAGTTVFFVDDLMVVSAEAAGLDQADITSSPLASDDTFTSDVARLSGSSLATAWVSPAGAALALQEGEDSTGITADAGDLTRDLHGAAGLQVSDSMLTLRTVLEAPGMDTDGTADVRDIAGNLSADSLLALATTTDDDSISRIWEVVSADDTATAWAQQFGLTSQEDLGALIGSSLGVTLGMDEAGSPILGAALVGDDAARQKEILDQLDTTLQQSGATGLRIEQDGDTGVVALGQEVSDVTAPASKLSGLEGWSKLVDGPAQSVLFVNVPAILADQNIAALVQQSSDLQAWLKPVSGMAVTSTQDGSTVEALVRVSFS, encoded by the coding sequence GTGAGCCAGAGCACCCAGCCCATCCCCGCCGCCGAGGAGGCGCCGAAGAAGTCCAAGGCACCGGTCATCGTGGCCGTGGCCATCGCGGCCATCGTGGTGGTCGCGGGCGTCGCCGCGGCGTTCACGCTGCTGCGCGGAACGACACCCACCGCCTCCCAGGGCCTCCCGTCGACGGTGCTCGCCTCCGTCGAGGTGAACCTCAACCCGTCCGCTAGCGACAAGCTGGCGCTCAAGGGCATCGCCGATAAGCTGCCCGACCTCGGCCTCGGCGAGATCGGCGACGACTACAAGGCCGCCCTGTGGAGCCTCATCCCCGCGGACGAGGACCTGCCGGAGTACTCGGAGGTCGAGCCCTGGCTCGGTGACTCCGTCGCGATCGGCGCCCTCCCCGTCGGCGGCGACGCCACCGACGTGCAGGCCGTGATGTCGGTCCAGGTGACCGACAGGTCCGCAGCCCAGGCCTTCGCGGACGAGCACCTGGCCGGCACCACGGTGTTCTTCGTCGACGACCTCATGGTCGTCAGCGCCGAGGCGGCCGGCCTCGACCAGGCCGACATCACCTCGTCCCCGCTGGCCTCCGACGACACGTTCACGTCCGACGTGGCCAGGCTGAGCGGCAGCAGCCTCGCGACGGCGTGGGTCTCCCCCGCGGGCGCCGCCCTCGCGCTGCAGGAGGGCGAGGACAGCACGGGCATCACGGCCGACGCCGGGGACCTGACCCGCGACCTGCACGGTGCCGCGGGACTGCAGGTCTCCGACTCGATGCTGACGCTGCGCACCGTGCTCGAGGCACCCGGCATGGACACCGACGGCACCGCCGATGTCCGCGACATCGCCGGCAACCTGTCCGCGGACTCGCTGCTCGCCCTGGCGACCACCACCGACGACGACTCGATCTCCCGCATCTGGGAGGTCGTCTCCGCCGACGACACGGCCACGGCGTGGGCCCAGCAGTTCGGCCTGACGAGCCAGGAGGACCTCGGCGCGCTGATCGGCAGCAGCCTCGGGGTCACCCTCGGCATGGACGAGGCCGGCTCCCCCATCCTCGGCGCGGCGCTCGTCGGCGACGACGCCGCGCGTCAGAAGGAGATCCTCGACCAGCTCGACACCACGCTGCAGCAGAGCGGCGCCACGGGGCTCAGGATCGAGCAGGACGGCGACACGGGCGTGGTCGCGCTCGGCCAGGAGGTCTCCGACGTGACGGCCCCCGCATCGAAGCTGAGCGGCCTCGAGGGCTGGTCGAAGCTCGTCGACGGCCCCGCCCAGTCAGTGCTGTTCGTCAACGTGCCGGCGATCCTCGCGGACCAGAACATCGCTGCGCTGGTCCAGCAGTCCAGCGATCTGCAGGCCTGGCTGAAGCCGGTCTCGGGGATGGCTGTGACGTCGACGCAGGACGGCAGCACGGTCGAGGCCCTGGTCAGGGTCTCCTTCAGCTGA